The following coding sequences lie in one Hyphobacterium sp. CCMP332 genomic window:
- a CDS encoding LPXTG cell wall anchor domain-containing protein — translation MMEFISNYWWIFVLLILLGGSGGIAIKRRKDD, via the coding sequence ATGATGGAATTCATATCAAATTACTGGTGGATATTTGTGCTGCTGATTCTCCTCGGCGGGTCCGGCGGCATCGCCATCAAACGCCGAAAAGACGACTAA
- a CDS encoding septum formation initiator family protein has protein sequence MQSVKRLFPSMLFAAMIAYFGYHALNGEQGVLNWIVVKNQISETEIELAEARSDREALEVRAARLRSDSLDLDYVEERATALLNIAHPRDFVVDIETPRER, from the coding sequence ATGCAATCCGTAAAGCGTCTTTTCCCTTCCATGCTGTTTGCAGCGATGATCGCCTATTTCGGCTATCACGCACTCAATGGCGAACAGGGCGTGCTGAACTGGATTGTGGTCAAGAACCAGATCAGCGAGACCGAGATCGAACTGGCCGAAGCCCGCAGCGATCGCGAAGCTCTGGAAGTGCGCGCCGCCCGCCTGCGCTCGGACAGCCTGGATCTGGACTATGTCGAGGAACGCGCGACGGCACTCCTCAATATCGCCCATCCGCGCGATTTCGTCGTCGATATCGAGACACCTCGCGAGCGTTGA
- the pdhA gene encoding pyruvate dehydrogenase (acetyl-transferring) E1 component subunit alpha: MAAKKPADRTTDTAAKRAKGPAAKVTKNDLLTYYRDMLMIRRFEEKAGQLYGMGLIAGFCHLYIGQEAVVVGVQAALDEGDQVITGYRDHGHMLACGMDPNGVMAELTGREGGYSRGKGGSMHMFSRDKQFFGGHGIVGAQVSIGTGLAFADLYKKNGKVCATYFGDGAANQGQVYESFNMAKLWNLPVIYIIENNQYAMGTSVKRSSSETHLYKRGASFGIPGEEVDGMDVISVREAAAKARKHCMDGKGPFILEMKTYRYRGHSMSDPAKYRTREEVDDIRSHHDPIEGAKERILKEKFATEDDLKKIDKEVKAIVNASADFAKESPEPDPSELWTDVLVER; this comes from the coding sequence ATGGCTGCAAAGAAACCTGCTGACCGGACAACGGATACTGCTGCAAAACGGGCCAAGGGGCCCGCTGCCAAGGTCACCAAGAACGACCTGCTGACCTATTACCGTGATATGTTGATGATCCGCCGCTTCGAGGAGAAGGCAGGACAGCTCTATGGCATGGGGCTGATCGCCGGGTTCTGCCACCTCTATATCGGGCAGGAAGCCGTTGTGGTCGGCGTGCAGGCGGCGCTGGACGAGGGCGATCAGGTGATCACCGGCTATCGCGATCATGGCCACATGCTGGCTTGTGGCATGGACCCGAACGGCGTGATGGCCGAGCTGACCGGCCGCGAGGGTGGCTATTCGCGCGGCAAGGGTGGCTCCATGCACATGTTCAGCCGCGACAAGCAATTCTTCGGTGGACATGGCATTGTCGGTGCCCAGGTCTCCATCGGCACCGGGCTCGCCTTCGCCGATCTCTACAAGAAAAATGGCAAGGTCTGCGCCACGTATTTTGGCGATGGCGCGGCCAATCAGGGCCAGGTCTATGAAAGCTTCAACATGGCGAAGCTCTGGAATCTGCCCGTGATCTACATCATCGAGAACAACCAGTATGCCATGGGAACCAGCGTCAAGCGGTCCTCCTCCGAGACCCATCTTTACAAGCGCGGTGCTTCTTTCGGCATTCCGGGTGAGGAAGTGGATGGCATGGATGTCATCTCCGTGCGCGAAGCCGCCGCGAAAGCGCGCAAGCATTGCATGGACGGCAAGGGACCCTTCATTCTGGAAATGAAGACCTATCGCTATCGTGGGCATTCCATGTCCGATCCGGCGAAATACCGCACGCGCGAGGAAGTCGACGATATCCGCTCGCACCACGATCCGATCGAGGGGGCGAAAGAGCGCATCCTGAAGGAAAAATTCGCCACCGAGGACGATCTCAAGAAGATCGACAAGGAGGTGAAGGCCATCGTCAACGCCTCGGCCGATTTCGCCAAGGAAAGCCCCGAGCCCGATCCGTCCGAGCTCTGGACCGACGTTCTGGTGGAGAGATGA
- a CDS encoding nuclear transport factor 2 family protein — MMTPAEFLQHWHKAVLSKDAALLSSIIAEGCELHSPVVWKPTNDKAYLIHILQGVIDTIDDFAYREEWVKGNGIILEFTGNIAGKGLVGIDKITLNEDGLMSRIEVLIRPMNTYIEFATRMREHALAFKKEIA, encoded by the coding sequence ATGATGACCCCCGCGGAATTCCTCCAGCACTGGCACAAGGCCGTCCTCAGCAAGGATGCGGCGCTGTTGTCGTCCATCATCGCGGAGGGCTGCGAATTGCATTCGCCGGTGGTGTGGAAGCCGACAAACGACAAGGCCTATCTCATCCACATCCTGCAGGGCGTCATCGATACCATTGATGATTTTGCCTATCGCGAGGAATGGGTGAAGGGAAACGGGATCATTCTCGAATTCACCGGCAATATTGCCGGGAAAGGCCTCGTCGGGATCGACAAGATCACCCTGAATGAGGACGGGCTCATGTCCCGCATTGAAGTCCTGATCCGCCCGATGAACACCTATATCGAATTTGCCACGCGCATGCGCGAACACGCGCTTGCCTTCAAGAAGGAAATCGCCTGA
- a CDS encoding MAPEG family protein yields MLPLELSYLVSAIALYFVMIAVQAFLSNIENKPAAMAGSRDGIADKGVMLGRARRANANMVESLMMFVPLVLVAYVTDNLNGMTELGAGLFLAARIVYAPIYWFGIPWLRTLVWAAGLTGIVLIFLQVLPFTGAA; encoded by the coding sequence ATGCTGCCTCTGGAACTCTCCTATCTCGTCTCCGCGATCGCCCTCTATTTCGTGATGATTGCGGTACAGGCCTTCCTGTCCAACATCGAAAACAAGCCGGCCGCCATGGCTGGCAGCCGCGATGGGATTGCCGACAAGGGCGTTATGCTCGGCCGGGCGCGCCGCGCCAATGCCAACATGGTTGAATCCCTGATGATGTTTGTGCCGCTCGTACTGGTCGCTTACGTCACCGATAATCTGAACGGCATGACCGAGCTTGGGGCCGGCCTGTTTCTCGCAGCGCGTATCGTCTATGCCCCGATTTACTGGTTCGGTATTCCCTGGCTGCGCACGCTCGTCTGGGCGGCCGGCCTGACGGGTATTGTCCTCATCTTCCTGCAAGTCCTGCCCTTTACCGGAGCCGCCTGA
- a CDS encoding pyruvate dehydrogenase complex E1 component subunit beta, translating into MPIEVLMPALSPTMEEGNLAKWLVKEGDTVSSGDVIAEIETDKATMEVEAVEEGRVGKLLVAEGTEGVKVNAPIALLLEEGEDESDLENYSQDGSSGDDSGSDSDEDEESDAPDEKAESGKDAAEEKAPEPVRHTKPAASDPEIPDGTDMVPTTVRDALRDAMAEEMRRDDTIFVMGEEVAEYQGAYKVTRNLLQEFGSKRVVDTPITEHGFAGLGVGAAFGGLKPIVEFMTFNFAMQAIDHIINSAAKTLYMSGGQMGCPMVFRGPNGAASRVGAQHSQDYSAWYAQVPGLKVIAPYDAADAKGLLKAAIRDPNPVVFLEHELMYGETFDVPDIEDWVLPIGKAKIRRKGSDVTIVAHSRMVGFALQAAEELAEQGIEAEVIDLRTLRPLDTETVIESVKKTNRIVCAEEGWGQHGVGAEIAARVVAEAFDFLDAPPARVFQKDVPLPYAGNLEKLSLPGKDDVVKAAKQVCYVD; encoded by the coding sequence ATGCCGATTGAAGTTCTGATGCCTGCCCTGTCTCCGACCATGGAGGAGGGCAATCTGGCGAAATGGCTGGTGAAGGAAGGCGATACCGTCTCCTCCGGCGATGTCATTGCCGAGATCGAGACCGACAAGGCGACGATGGAAGTCGAGGCCGTCGAGGAAGGTAGGGTCGGCAAGCTGCTGGTCGCGGAAGGCACGGAAGGCGTGAAGGTCAATGCACCCATCGCGCTTCTGCTGGAAGAGGGCGAGGATGAGAGCGATCTGGAGAATTATTCTCAGGACGGCTCGAGCGGTGACGATTCCGGTTCTGACTCTGACGAGGATGAAGAATCAGATGCACCGGACGAGAAAGCAGAGTCCGGCAAGGACGCTGCAGAAGAGAAAGCGCCCGAGCCGGTGCGACATACCAAACCCGCCGCCTCCGATCCCGAAATCCCGGACGGCACCGACATGGTGCCAACCACCGTTCGCGATGCCTTGCGTGATGCCATGGCGGAGGAAATGCGCCGCGATGATACCATCTTCGTGATGGGCGAAGAAGTTGCCGAATACCAGGGCGCCTACAAGGTCACACGCAATCTGTTGCAGGAATTCGGCTCCAAACGCGTTGTCGATACGCCGATCACCGAGCATGGCTTTGCCGGTCTGGGCGTTGGCGCGGCCTTCGGCGGACTGAAGCCCATCGTTGAATTCATGACGTTCAACTTCGCCATGCAGGCGATCGACCACATCATCAACTCGGCGGCCAAGACGCTTTACATGTCCGGCGGCCAGATGGGCTGTCCGATGGTCTTCCGCGGCCCCAATGGCGCGGCCAGCCGCGTGGGCGCTCAGCACAGCCAGGACTATTCCGCCTGGTATGCGCAGGTGCCGGGCCTGAAAGTCATCGCGCCCTATGATGCCGCCGATGCCAAGGGCCTGTTGAAAGCCGCAATCCGCGATCCGAACCCGGTCGTCTTCCTCGAACACGAGCTGATGTATGGCGAGACCTTCGATGTGCCCGACATCGAGGATTGGGTCCTGCCCATCGGCAAGGCGAAAATCCGCCGTAAAGGCTCGGACGTGACCATCGTGGCGCATTCCCGCATGGTCGGTTTTGCGCTGCAGGCCGCCGAAGAGCTGGCCGAGCAGGGCATTGAAGCCGAAGTGATCGATCTGCGCACCTTGCGTCCGCTCGATACCGAGACCGTCATCGAGAGCGTGAAGAAGACCAACCGCATCGTCTGCGCCGAAGAAGGCTGGGGTCAGCACGGTGTCGGCGCGGAAATCGCCGCCCGCGTTGTGGCCGAGGCCTTCGATTTTCTGGATGCGCCGCCCGCCCGCGTCTTCCAGAAAGACGTGCCGCTGCCCTATGCCGGCAATCTCGAAAAACTGTCCCTGCCGGGCAAGGACGATGTCGTGAAAGCGGCAAAACAAGTCTGTTACGTGGACTGA
- a CDS encoding GFA family protein → MSAPVKPRSGGCHCGAVRFTADLPDSVVALSCNCSNCAMTGFIHVIVEPENFHLEKGEDAQSEYTFNTHTAKHLFCKTCGVKSWYYPRSHPDKVSVNLRCFDSDQGLSGRIADFDGANWEKNVNEINPEMGA, encoded by the coding sequence ATGAGTGCTCCCGTCAAACCCCGCAGCGGTGGCTGCCATTGCGGCGCGGTGCGCTTCACGGCCGATCTGCCGGATTCTGTCGTCGCCCTGTCGTGCAATTGCTCGAACTGCGCCATGACGGGCTTCATCCACGTCATCGTCGAACCCGAAAATTTTCATCTTGAAAAAGGTGAGGACGCGCAGAGCGAATACACCTTCAACACCCACACGGCCAAACACCTCTTCTGCAAGACGTGCGGCGTCAAAAGCTGGTATTATCCACGTTCCCATCCGGACAAGGTCTCGGTCAATCTGCGCTGTTTCGACAGTGATCAGGGCCTCTCCGGACGCATTGCCGATTTTGACGGGGCGAACTGGGAAAAGAATGTGAACGAAATCAATCCGGAGATGGGTGCATGA
- a CDS encoding pyruvate dehydrogenase complex dihydrolipoamide acetyltransferase, with translation MPIEILMPALSPTMEEGTLSKWLVKEGDTVSSGDLLAEIETDKATMEVEAVDEGVVGKILVSDGTEGVKVNAVIALLLEDGEDKSALKDYSPEGGPDVSSDKDENNEDSPPPSSDKSSDTSPASGGGKASAEQVSSPVHGGGGRVASGGGDRIKASPLAKRMAEQAGINLKDVDGSGPNGRIVKRDIESFEGKASPAKSDAPKAAAQAAPKDISEDAPLARYGISEDRYTVEKADGITKISAKRLTDSFRDVPHFPLTVDCELDALLSFRKQVNDKAPDGVKISVNDILIKASGLALKRVPEANSSWIEDGRIARHKHADVSVAVAIEGGLITPIIFDADAKGLAQISTEMKDLAARAKERKLKPEEFQGGTFSLSNLGMMGIKSFASILNPPQGMILSIGAGEERPVVKDGALAKATVMTVTLTCDHRVVDGATGARWIAAFKGFIEDPMTMLM, from the coding sequence ATGCCGATTGAAATCCTCATGCCCGCCCTGTCACCCACCATGGAAGAGGGCACACTCTCGAAATGGCTGGTGAAAGAGGGCGATACGGTCAGCTCCGGCGACCTGCTGGCGGAAATCGAAACCGACAAGGCTACGATGGAAGTCGAAGCCGTCGATGAAGGCGTGGTCGGCAAGATTCTCGTGTCCGACGGCACCGAAGGCGTGAAGGTCAATGCCGTCATCGCCCTGCTTCTGGAAGACGGCGAGGACAAGAGCGCCCTCAAGGATTATTCGCCCGAAGGCGGACCGGATGTGTCGTCTGACAAGGACGAGAACAATGAGGATTCCCCCCCTCCGTCTTCGGACAAGTCCTCAGACACCTCCCCCGCAAGCGGGGGAGGAAAAGCAAGCGCCGAACAGGTTTCCTCCCCCGTTCACGGGGGAGGTGGTCGCGTAGCGAGCGGAGGGGGGGATCGCATCAAGGCCTCCCCGCTGGCCAAACGCATGGCCGAACAGGCCGGCATTAATCTAAAGGACGTTGACGGCTCCGGACCCAATGGCCGTATCGTCAAGCGCGACATTGAAAGCTTTGAAGGCAAAGCCTCGCCAGCAAAGTCCGATGCGCCGAAGGCCGCCGCCCAGGCTGCGCCAAAGGACATCAGCGAGGACGCCCCACTGGCGCGCTATGGCATTTCCGAGGATCGCTACACGGTCGAAAAAGCCGATGGCATCACAAAGATTTCGGCCAAACGCCTGACCGACAGCTTCCGCGATGTCCCGCACTTCCCGCTGACCGTCGATTGCGAACTCGATGCGCTGCTGTCTTTCCGCAAGCAGGTGAATGACAAAGCGCCGGACGGCGTGAAAATCTCGGTCAATGACATATTGATCAAGGCGTCCGGTCTCGCCCTGAAACGTGTGCCGGAAGCCAATTCTTCGTGGATCGAGGATGGCCGTATCGCCCGCCACAAGCATGCCGATGTCTCGGTGGCCGTGGCCATTGAAGGTGGACTGATTACGCCGATCATTTTTGACGCGGACGCCAAGGGGCTCGCACAAATCTCGACCGAGATGAAGGACCTCGCCGCCCGGGCGAAAGAACGAAAGCTGAAACCGGAAGAGTTCCAGGGCGGAACCTTCTCGCTCTCCAATCTCGGCATGATGGGCATCAAATCCTTCGCCTCCATCCTCAACCCGCCACAGGGCATGATTCTGTCCATCGGCGCGGGCGAGGAACGCCCGGTGGTCAAGGATGGTGCGCTGGCCAAGGCGACCGTGATGACGGTCACGCTGACCTGCGATCACCGTGTCGTGGATGGCGCAACGGGCGCCCGCTGGATCGCGGCCTTCAAGGGCTTCATCGAAGATCCGATGACGATGCTGATGTAG
- a CDS encoding cupin domain-containing protein: MKTKVSITEKHALFDERWSPKIIAGLDNYDVKIAKVEGEFVWHKHDDEDEFFLVTKGRLRLELEARDDVVLDEGEIYVVPAGLQHRPVALPYAEIMMIERRGVVNTGDAGHERAVIAKRL; encoded by the coding sequence ATGAAAACCAAAGTCTCGATCACCGAAAAACACGCCCTGTTCGACGAACGATGGTCGCCGAAAATCATCGCCGGTCTGGACAATTATGATGTGAAGATTGCCAAGGTCGAAGGCGAGTTCGTCTGGCACAAACATGATGATGAAGATGAATTCTTCCTCGTCACCAAAGGCCGGTTGAGGTTGGAACTCGAAGCCCGGGACGATGTTGTCCTGGATGAGGGCGAGATCTATGTCGTTCCCGCCGGCCTGCAACACCGGCCTGTCGCCTTGCCCTATGCCGAGATCATGATGATCGAACGCAGGGGCGTCGTGAATACCGGAGATGCCGGGCATGAACGGGCGGTGATTGCGAAACGATTATGA
- a CDS encoding haloalkane dehalogenase, producing MTIKALRTPEERFANLKDWKYAPNYIDDLPGYEGLRMHYVDEGPKDAPVFLCLHGEPSWAYLYRKMIPVFLEAGCRVVAPDFFGFGRSDKPAKDEDYTFHFHRNSLKAFIEYMDLKDVCLVCQDWGGLLGLSVPMDYPDRFTRLLVMNTGLGVGKDPGPGFMAWRDYVATNPEFNVGDLMMRATPILDEDEVAAYQAPFPDPSYMGGVRRFPMLVQISPDMEGVDTNLKAAQFWNQDWSGDSFMAIGMQDPVLGPPAMRALQKLIKGCPEPMEIEDGGHFVQEWGEPIAKAAVKKFGL from the coding sequence ATGACGATCAAGGCCTTGCGCACACCGGAAGAGCGGTTTGCCAATCTGAAAGACTGGAAATACGCACCGAATTATATCGATGATCTGCCGGGCTATGAGGGCCTGCGCATGCATTATGTCGATGAGGGGCCAAAGGATGCGCCCGTCTTCCTGTGCCTGCATGGCGAACCGAGCTGGGCCTATCTCTACCGCAAGATGATTCCGGTTTTCCTCGAAGCCGGCTGCCGCGTCGTCGCGCCGGATTTCTTCGGCTTCGGCCGATCCGACAAGCCGGCGAAGGATGAGGACTACACCTTCCACTTTCACCGCAATTCCCTGAAAGCCTTCATCGAATACATGGACCTGAAAGATGTCTGCCTGGTCTGTCAGGACTGGGGCGGGCTGCTCGGCCTGTCGGTGCCGATGGATTATCCAGACCGCTTTACGCGCCTTCTGGTCATGAATACCGGACTGGGCGTCGGCAAGGATCCGGGTCCGGGCTTCATGGCCTGGCGCGACTATGTTGCGACCAATCCGGAGTTCAATGTCGGTGATCTGATGATGCGGGCCACGCCGATCCTTGATGAGGACGAGGTTGCGGCCTATCAGGCCCCCTTCCCCGATCCGTCCTATATGGGTGGCGTACGGCGTTTCCCGATGCTGGTGCAGATCTCGCCGGACATGGAAGGCGTGGACACGAATCTGAAAGCCGCCCAATTCTGGAATCAGGACTGGTCCGGCGACAGCTTCATGGCCATCGGCATGCAGGACCCGGTGCTGGGCCCGCCCGCCATGCGCGCACTGCAAAAACTGATCAAGGGCTGTCCGGAGCCGATGGAAATCGAGGATGGCGGGCATTTCGTACAGGAATGGGGCGAGCCGATCGCGAAAGCGGCGGTGAAGAAATTCGGATTGTAG
- the lpdA gene encoding dihydrolipoyl dehydrogenase: MAEQFDLIVIGSGPGGYVTAIRAAQLGLKAAIVERDQLGGICLNWGCIPTKALLRTSEIYHLMHRADEFGLSAKDISFDIKKVVERSRKVAGRLSGGVGMLMKKNKITVIEGTARLEKGSAAPKVIVTGKDKKDTSYEAKNVILATGARARTVPQAGLERDGKQIWTYREAMVPEEMPKSLLVIGSGAIGIEFASFYKTMGADVTVVEMMDRVLPVEDDEISAFAAKQFKKQGMKLIPGAQVEKLDKGAKSVKASIKTSDGKSQTIEVEKVILAIGITGNVENLGLEDLGVKVERGHIVIDGYGATNVKGLYAIGDVAGPPWLAHKASHEGIICVEKIAGKNPHAMDTSNIPGCTYCHPQIASVGLTEAKAKEAGHDVKVGRFPFVGNGKAIALGEDQGLIKTVFDAKTGELLGAHMVGAEVTELIQGFMVGKVLETTEQELMHAIFPHPTLSEMMHESVLDAYDRVLHI, from the coding sequence ATGGCCGAGCAATTTGACCTCATCGTGATTGGCAGTGGTCCGGGCGGCTATGTGACCGCCATTCGTGCGGCCCAGCTGGGCCTGAAAGCCGCTATTGTCGAACGTGATCAGCTGGGCGGTATCTGCCTCAACTGGGGCTGCATCCCGACCAAGGCGCTGCTGCGCACCTCCGAGATATATCACCTGATGCACCGCGCCGACGAGTTCGGCCTGTCGGCCAAGGATATCTCCTTTGACATCAAGAAGGTGGTCGAGCGCTCGCGGAAGGTTGCGGGACGCCTCTCCGGCGGTGTCGGTATGCTGATGAAAAAGAACAAGATCACCGTGATCGAAGGCACGGCGCGCCTGGAAAAGGGCAGCGCGGCACCGAAAGTCATCGTCACCGGCAAGGACAAGAAAGATACGTCCTACGAAGCCAAAAACGTCATCCTCGCCACCGGTGCTCGCGCCCGCACGGTGCCGCAGGCCGGCCTCGAGCGGGACGGCAAGCAGATCTGGACCTATCGCGAGGCCATGGTGCCGGAGGAGATGCCGAAATCTCTCCTCGTCATCGGATCGGGCGCGATCGGCATCGAGTTCGCCAGCTTCTACAAGACCATGGGCGCGGATGTAACGGTCGTCGAGATGATGGACCGCGTCCTGCCAGTCGAGGATGATGAAATCTCCGCCTTTGCCGCCAAGCAGTTCAAGAAGCAGGGGATGAAGCTCATTCCCGGCGCGCAGGTCGAAAAGCTCGACAAGGGCGCAAAGTCGGTCAAGGCGTCGATCAAGACCAGCGACGGCAAGAGCCAGACCATCGAAGTCGAGAAAGTCATCCTCGCCATCGGCATCACCGGTAATGTCGAAAATCTCGGCCTCGAGGATCTCGGTGTAAAAGTCGAGCGCGGCCATATCGTCATCGACGGTTATGGTGCGACCAATGTCAAAGGCCTCTACGCCATCGGTGATGTCGCCGGCCCGCCCTGGCTGGCTCACAAGGCCAGCCATGAAGGCATTATCTGCGTCGAAAAAATCGCGGGCAAAAATCCGCACGCCATGGACACCTCCAACATACCCGGCTGCACCTATTGCCATCCGCAAATCGCCTCCGTCGGCCTGACCGAGGCCAAGGCGAAAGAGGCGGGGCATGATGTCAAAGTCGGCCGCTTCCCCTTTGTCGGCAATGGCAAGGCGATTGCGCTGGGCGAGGATCAGGGCCTTATCAAGACCGTGTTCGACGCCAAAACCGGTGAATTGCTGGGCGCGCACATGGTCGGGGCCGAAGTCACCGAACTCATACAGGGCTTCATGGTCGGCAAGGTGCTCGAGACCACCGAGCAGGAATTGATGCACGCCATCTTCCCGCACCCGACGCTCTCCGAGATGATGCATGAGAGCGTGCTCGATGCCTATGACCGGGTCCTGCATATCTGA
- a CDS encoding AMP-binding protein, whose protein sequence is MTDGKPADGNTAIDHNNRESDIPAADALDAVTETGADAADLTSTGIAPDSTAPTNPDSDEDAEVDTSSWPVLEGAPFKLSRARRSVLQAMMRAKAKVGGKSVAIIDADGRKFDYNEILRASFGLGSALSRLTEKGEKVAVLLPTGAGAGIAFFALNAYGRIPAMLNFTAGPKAIKAACRAAQATKIVTAHKFIELGALEELERHLAEDHEMIYLEDVRETIGLGDKVRALLGPVFPDLVATRVSPDDTAVILFTSGTEGDPKGVALSHQNLVANVEQARAHVDIYPTDIVFNSLPTFHSFGLTGGLLLPLLVGIPAVLHPSPLQGKTIMERVRKTRATVLFATDTFLNQYARVAEKGDFDSLRFVLCGAERVKDETRTMVRREFDLMILEGYGATEASPVIAVNQPERNKPGSVGRMIPGMSARLEPVEGIEEGGRLHVKGPNVMQGYIFADQPGVIHPPKDGWHDTGDIVSFDEEDCVQIRGRQKRFAKIGGEMVSLAVVENIATSLWPDCLHAAVTLPDPRKGEQVVIVTEYANAERSDMVAFARSHGIAELSIPKRVIPVSEIPVLGTGKINYVAVEKLAKGGD, encoded by the coding sequence ATGACCGACGGGAAACCCGCGGACGGAAATACAGCGATTGATCATAACAATCGTGAGTCTGATATTCCGGCTGCAGACGCGCTTGATGCCGTCACGGAAACCGGGGCCGATGCTGCCGATCTCACTTCCACCGGCATAGCTCCGGATAGTACAGCGCCGACAAACCCCGACAGTGATGAGGACGCGGAGGTCGACACATCGTCCTGGCCGGTGCTTGAGGGTGCCCCCTTCAAGCTTTCGCGCGCCCGCCGCTCTGTGCTGCAGGCGATGATGAGAGCCAAGGCGAAAGTCGGCGGAAAGTCGGTTGCGATCATCGACGCTGACGGGCGCAAATTTGATTACAACGAAATTCTGCGGGCATCGTTCGGGTTGGGTTCGGCCCTTTCGCGGCTAACAGAAAAAGGCGAAAAAGTCGCCGTTCTCCTGCCGACCGGCGCCGGTGCCGGCATCGCCTTCTTTGCCCTGAACGCCTATGGCCGCATTCCGGCCATGCTGAACTTCACGGCGGGGCCAAAGGCGATCAAAGCGGCCTGCCGCGCGGCTCAGGCGACGAAAATTGTAACGGCGCACAAATTCATTGAACTGGGCGCACTGGAAGAACTGGAACGCCATCTCGCCGAAGATCACGAGATGATCTACCTGGAGGACGTTCGCGAGACGATCGGGCTGGGTGACAAGGTGCGTGCGCTTCTGGGACCCGTTTTCCCTGATCTGGTCGCCACCCGTGTCAGTCCGGATGATACGGCCGTTATCCTCTTTACTTCCGGCACGGAGGGCGATCCGAAAGGCGTGGCGTTGAGCCATCAGAACCTGGTGGCCAATGTCGAACAGGCGCGTGCGCATGTCGATATTTACCCCACCGACATCGTCTTCAACTCGTTGCCGACATTTCACAGTTTCGGCCTGACCGGCGGACTGCTATTGCCCCTGCTTGTGGGTATTCCGGCCGTCCTGCATCCCAGCCCCTTGCAGGGCAAGACCATTATGGAGCGGGTTCGTAAAACCAGAGCGACGGTGCTTTTTGCGACCGACACCTTCCTGAACCAGTATGCCCGTGTGGCGGAAAAAGGTGATTTTGACAGCCTTCGCTTTGTTCTTTGCGGGGCCGAGCGCGTAAAGGACGAAACGCGCACAATGGTCCGGCGCGAATTCGATCTGATGATCCTCGAAGGATATGGGGCCACCGAGGCCTCGCCCGTTATTGCCGTCAATCAGCCCGAGAGAAACAAGCCCGGCTCGGTGGGACGGATGATTCCCGGCATGTCGGCCCGGCTGGAGCCGGTTGAGGGAATCGAGGAAGGTGGACGCCTTCATGTGAAGGGCCCGAATGTGATGCAAGGCTATATTTTTGCGGACCAGCCTGGCGTGATTCATCCGCCAAAGGATGGCTGGCATGATACCGGCGACATTGTCAGCTTTGATGAAGAGGATTGTGTCCAGATCCGTGGACGCCAGAAGCGCTTTGCCAAGATCGGCGGAGAAATGGTGTCACTGGCGGTCGTTGAAAATATCGCCACGTCACTCTGGCCGGATTGTCTGCATGCTGCGGTCACCCTGCCCGACCCCCGAAAAGGCGAACAGGTCGTAATCGTGACCGAATACGCCAACGCTGAGCGTAGCGATATGGTCGCCTTTGCCCGCAGTCACGGCATTGCAGAGCTATCGATTCCAAAACGGGTGATCCCGGTCTCCGAGATCCCCGTCCTGGGCACTGGCAAGATCAACTATGTTGCCGTCGAGAAACTTGCCAAAGGCGGCGACTAG